The following coding sequences are from one Triticum aestivum cultivar Chinese Spring chromosome 5A, IWGSC CS RefSeq v2.1, whole genome shotgun sequence window:
- the LOC123101194 gene encoding acidic endochitinase-like, with the protein MAPSCCKLLCASSRLLFAVSLLAVATHAARPNPVRIAVYWGQGGGESTLNETCSTGLYSHVNIAFLSEFGGGRAPVLNLAGHCDPTSGGCAALAADIASCQSQGVKVLLSIGGGIGSYGLSNETDAQNLAAYLWNNFLGGSPSSSPLGGAKLDGIDFSIATGRDDYYDELAKNLKTMYNSSDLARAGNKTHMLTAAPQCPYPDKFLAPALKTGLFDHVWVQFYNNPPCDYASGTLQSAWNTWTAALPSASVFLGLPASPDDAARGYIDVETLASQVLPMARSAANYGGVMLWSRRHDERTGYSAKLQDIANNTVGTQRSCTFLVFGMA; encoded by the coding sequence ATGGCTCCCAGCTGCTGCAAGCTTCTTTGCGCCTCCTCCCGGCTGCTCTTTGCAGTGTCTCTCCTCGCCGTTGCCACCCACGCCGCACGCCCAAATCCCGTCAGAATCGCCGTCTACTGGGGCCAGGGCGGCGGGGAGAGCACCCTCAACGAGACATGCAGCACGGGCCTCTACAGCCATGTGAACATCGCCTTCCTCTCCGAGTTCGGCGGCGGCCGAGCCCCGGTCCTCAATCTTGCCGGGCACTGCGATCCCACCTCCGGTGGCTGCGCCGCTCTAGCCGCGGACATCGCGTCCTGCCAGTCCCAAGGCGTGAAGGTGCTTCTCAGCATCGGCGGCGGAATAGGCTCCTACGGTCTCTCCAATGAAACCGATGCGCAGAACCTGGCCGCATACCTCTGGAACAACTTCCTCGGCGGAAGCCCCAGCTCCAGCCCGCTCGGCGGCGCCAAGCTGGACGGCATCGACTTTTCCATCGCCACTGGCAGGGACGACTACTACGACGAACTCGCCAAGAACTTGAAGACGATGTACAACTCTTCGGACCTAGCAAGGGCAGGCAACAAGACGCACATGCTCACCGCCGCGCCGCAGTGCCCGTACCCAGACAAGTTCCTCGCCCCGGCGCTCAAGACAGGGCTGTTCGACCACGTGTGGGTGCAGTTCTACAACAACCCGCCGTGCGACTACGCCAGCGGCACCCTGCAGAGCGCGTGGAACACGTGGACGGCGGCGCTGCCGTCGGCGTCCGTGTTCCTTGGACTGCCGGCGTCGCCCGATGACGCGGCTAGAGGGTACATAGACGTGGAGACACTCGCGTCGCAGGTGCTCCCGATGGCGAGGAGCGCGGCCAACTACGGCGGGGTTATGCTGTGGAGCCGCCGCCACGACGAGCGAACCGGATACAGTGCTAAGTTACAGGACATAGCGAACAACACCGTCGGTACGCAACGATCTTGCACTTTTCTAGTATTTGGAATGGCATGA